GATCGCCGAAGTCAATCCGACCCTCGACAAAGAAAACCTGATGGCTGAAAACACCTTTGAAATCCTTCAACGGGTGGTCAGCCAGCTCGCCTGATTCCCAGCTTACGATATGTCAATTCAACGATTCCAGGATACCATTCGCCAATCGGTGGTCACTGCCGTTCAAGACCGGTTTGGAAAATCCATTGCCGCTGACCAGGTCGTATTCCAGGAGACCAAGCGGGAGTTTGAAGGGGATATCACCCTGTTGGTGTTTCCCTTGGCCAAGGTTTCCGGCTTGTCACCCGAACTTACGGCCGAGCAACTGGGCGGATACCTCGTGGAATTTGCCGGGATCGTCACGCGATTCAATGTCGTCAAAGGCTTTCTGAACCTGGTCATTGCCGATCGTTTCTGGAACGATTTCTTTCAGGCCATTGCCGCTGATACCCGGCAATTATTTGATGCGGGGAAGACGGCGCGTCGCCGTTTGATGGTAGAGTATTCTTCGCCGAATACCAATAAACCCCTCCATCTTGGGCACATCCGGAACAACCTGCTCGGCTTTTCCGTCGCGGAAATCCTGAAAGCCGCCGGCCATGATGTCACGAAGGTGAACCTCGTCAACGACCGGGGCGTTCACATCTGCAAATCCATGCTGGCCTGGAAAAAATTCGGTCATGGCGAGACGCCCGAATCGAGTGGGATGAAAGGCGACCACCTGGTTGGCAAGTACTACGTCGTGTACGACAAGAAACTCAAGGAGCAGATCGAGGAGGGCAAGAAAGCCGGTCTTCCGGAAGAAGCGGCCGAAAAACAGGCGCCACTGACCCTTGAAGTCCAGGAGATGTTGCGCCAATGGGAAGCCGGCGATCCGGAGACCATTGCTTTGTGGAAACGGATGAACGGCTGGGTCTACGAAGGCTTTGATGAGACTTACCGGCTCATGGGGGTGGACTTCGACAAAACCTATTACGAATCTGAAACCTACCTCTTAGGAAAACGAATTGTCGATGAAGGTCTGTCCCAAGGGGTGTTCTATCGCAAAGACGATGGCTCCGTCTGGATTGATCTGACGGATGTCGGACTTGATCAGAAATTGCTCCTGCGCTCCGACGGAACTTCTGTCTATATCACCCAGGACCTGGGTACCGCGCAGTTGCGCTACGATGAGTTTAAGGGCTTGGAATCATTGATTTATGTAGTCGGAAATGAACAAGAATATCATTTCAAAGTACTGCGGGAAATCTTCCGGAAACTAGGCCGGGAATGGGCTACCGGTTTATACCATCTGTCATACGGGATGGTCGACCTTCCGTCCGGCAAGATGAAATCCCGAGAAGGTACCGTCGTGTATGCCGATGACCTCATCCGTGAAGTGGTGGAGCAATGCGAAATGGCGACCAAGGCGCAGGGGAAGATCGACGATTTCGATTCAGCGGAAGCCCGGCATTTGTACCACACGCTTGGAATGGGCGCGTTGAAGTATTTCATCCTGAAAGTCGATCCCAAGAAGCGTATGCTCTTCAATCCGGCGGAGAGCATCGACATCAACGGTAACACCGGCCCGTTCATCCAGTATGCCCATGCCCGCATCTGTTCCGTCCTGAGAAAGGGAACGGCTGCCAATGTCAATAAAAGCCTTACCGGAACACACCAACCGGATGAGGGCGAAAAAGACCTGCTACGCGTATTGTACCGATATCCGGAAGTCCTGCAAGACGCGGCGAATGGATATTCTCCGGCCCTGGTCGCGAATTATGCCTACGAAGTAGCAAAAAGCTTCAATCACTTTTGGCACGACCACCAGATCATCGATGCGGCCAATCCCACTGCCTCTGCCTTCCGCTTGGAGCTGAGCCGGGTAACGGGAGCTGTCATCAAAGAAACGTTAAGGCTGCTCGGCATCGAGGCGCCTGAGCGGATGTGATAAGGATATCCGGC
This genomic stretch from Bacteroidota bacterium harbors:
- a CDS encoding arginine--tRNA ligase, translated to MSIQRFQDTIRQSVVTAVQDRFGKSIAADQVVFQETKREFEGDITLLVFPLAKVSGLSPELTAEQLGGYLVEFAGIVTRFNVVKGFLNLVIADRFWNDFFQAIAADTRQLFDAGKTARRRLMVEYSSPNTNKPLHLGHIRNNLLGFSVAEILKAAGHDVTKVNLVNDRGVHICKSMLAWKKFGHGETPESSGMKGDHLVGKYYVVYDKKLKEQIEEGKKAGLPEEAAEKQAPLTLEVQEMLRQWEAGDPETIALWKRMNGWVYEGFDETYRLMGVDFDKTYYESETYLLGKRIVDEGLSQGVFYRKDDGSVWIDLTDVGLDQKLLLRSDGTSVYITQDLGTAQLRYDEFKGLESLIYVVGNEQEYHFKVLREIFRKLGREWATGLYHLSYGMVDLPSGKMKSREGTVVYADDLIREVVEQCEMATKAQGKIDDFDSAEARHLYHTLGMGALKYFILKVDPKKRMLFNPAESIDINGNTGPFIQYAHARICSVLRKGTAANVNKSLTGTHQPDEGEKDLLRVLYRYPEVLQDAANGYSPALVANYAYEVAKSFNHFWHDHQIIDAANPTASAFRLELSRVTGAVIKETLRLLGIEAPERM